The Aedes albopictus strain Foshan chromosome 1, AalbF5, whole genome shotgun sequence genomic interval ACAGCTGTGCAAAAATGATGCGATCTGCGGTTGCTCCTGTTCTCGTAAATTGCTGGAAATCGGTGGTTCCCAAAGGGGTAGCAGTAGCAGCGATCAATGTGAGCCAGGTTCGTGAGAAAAGCACTCTGCCGGTGGTGGAGAAGGATAAGCCGGAAAAGTTGCCTTATTCCCCGTTTGGCACCAAGCAATCCAACTGGGCTGATTGGACAGTGGCCCGTCTGGATGATGTGCTGAACTGGGGTCGCAAGGGCTCAATCTGGCCGTTGACATTCGGGTTGGCTTGCTGCGCCGTCGAGATGATGCATATTGCGGCGCCTCGTTATGATATGGATCGCTTCGGAGTGGTGTTCCGTGCTTCCCCGCGACAAGCAGATGTAATCATTGTGGCAGGTACCCTAACCAATAAAATGGCCCCGGCCTTGCGCAAAGTCTACGACCAAATGCCTGAACCAAGGTGGGTAATTTCGATGGGTAGCTGTGCCAACGGGGGAGGATACTACCATTACTCGTACTCCGTTGTTAGGGGTTGTGATCGAATCATCCCCGTAGACATCTACGTTCCCGGATGTCCGCCAACTGCGGAAGCTCTGCTCTACGGAATCCTTCAGTTGCAAAAGAAAGTTAAGCGAATGAAGACTCTACAGATGTGGTACAGAAAGTAAGGCTCTTATACCAATTCAATTAGTCGTTTCAATGCGTATTGTGCTACGTAAACGCAataaatatctgtaaataaagtcgaatttcagagattttttttgaatgaCACACCCTAAGGGTCAAACATTATTATATTCAATCAATATAGTCTAACAGGGACACAGCCAATATGAGAAACATTGGTTTTAGATTACACCTGccgtcaaggggaatgacatttcCTTTGATAAACggaaatatccgcatttatccgttgctaaccgtcgttaatggcccgtttacatattcgATAGTATTTATTGCGTGACAATATTTTGTCGGCTAATTTATTGTGCGCTAGTATGTTTACACTGTCACTAATTATTTAGCTGCTAgatctgggacaataaattgtccCCGACTCTGTTGGTATCAAATTATTGTGATGTAAACACTACTTTCTGTAGGGCAATCTAATaaccattagagtgggtcatcgtttatatggaaaaatgaaaaattcactggcatcccatcagatcaaagcttttttgaacccatttcaggacccaaataagtgtgcaaaatttgggcatgatcggttatgtctacgttttgcgcatcgcgtttgaagtttgtatggaattttacatgggaaaacacactttcatgcatttctctcatgacaagctcgattttttttaaaaccatgtaaccgataaagtgaaaacatagcctagggtgtcctgaaaaactttgtcggtgACTGCGAAATGATCTaaagcttatgaaaaaagttatagcgttggaatTGCTTGACGAAtcagtatgattttgttgctattgttattcctttacatgttaaaacataaacacatgcatgcggttcgttggttataactattttcacaagcatcggatcgctttgcggtcttcaacaaagtttttcagaacatccttgactatcattttacagtatcggttaaaaatttTCAGacgaactttttcaacttatggctaaaatgcaaaaaagtatgttttcccatacaaaatcccatacaaatttcaattgcaatgcgcaaagtgtagacgcaaccgatcgcgctcaaattttgcacagatactcaggacccgaaacggaaccaaaaaagctttgatctgagaaaacggttccgatgacccacactaataaccATATTATTGTCTACTAGTAAGCATGAAACTCAGAAGCTTTTGATTTTGTCAACTATTTCGCGGTTTATGGTTTCGCGGTGTGTACTGTTTCGCGGTTTACCGTTTTGCGGTTTTCCTTTCGGCGGTGTATTTTGTATTTCAACAACGGTTATTTTTGAAGCTTTCTTAGAGAAAACTCATACACTATTTACCAGTACTTTTCTTATTTGCTCTTTTAAACAAATGGATACACAAACAATGCCGCAGAAGGATTAATTTATTTTATCAAATATGTACGGTTGTCCCGTCATTTCCgagaaaaccatttcccaaaatgccgaatttcagggaaattcactTCCCAGAATACATCATATCTCGAAAGGTACCTTATAGTTTTCAATCTAACCCGTTACCATTCTGTCGGTTGGTTCTACTGTAGCACCTGACATAGCCCGCACAGAAAAAGTTCGCCCGATCGTGCGCTGGTCATGTACTGGTAGAAATTGTTGATTTCTCTGTCTTTCCAAGTGGATGAGACTCGCCAGCGTTGCAGGATTCTGTGTAGAGTGCCTTTGTGGATCAAAGGCATCTGGGCAGGTCGGGATACCACCCTCTTGAAGATGCGTGTTTCCGCTATGCACCCAGTCGCGTACCCGGCTCATGGTAGAAATTGTCTTCGAACTTGCCTTGGAACTCGTCTTGGAACTACTTTCGCTCGCCGCTTCCTGCAAAAGGGcgtattttctttccaaaaactcCTTCGCCAACTTCTGTTCCTCCTCCAGCTTCAGCATTTGTAACTTAAGAAGGGTTCTCGACGATCTGCGCGATGAAGAAGATGACAACTCGCTCAATGCAACACTGCTCTCAGTTCCCTTGCTTGCAGGTCGATGTTGATCCTTGCCTTTAGACTTCTTCGCATCCTGTGCCTTCGAGCCATTGTTCGTATCATCGACGAGGGCTGAACTTCGCTGATTGGTTTGATTTGGCTCCATTGACGTCTGTTGATTTCGTGTTTTCGGATTGCCTCCGACATCACCGCTAGTTTGAAGTTGCTTACTGCAAGTAGATCCCGATCGCTGAGCCCATTTTGCCGACACGCACTTTGAGCAACTCCAGCTGTGATCCGCTACCTCCTCCGTCACTCCAACACATTCGAAGTGATGCCATTTGTCGCACTTATCACACTGCACCATTTCGTCCGTATCTGGGCCTCTGCACGACTTGCAGGTCCGACCAGCTAACGTTCGATCCGTTTCCGCCTCTCCTAATACTCCCGTGACCACTATTGACACTTTACCACTATCATCCACTTCATCTGTTTTCGATTTCGAGCTCTTGCTCTTTTTCGAAACCTTAGCACTTTTACCGGAACCGTGTGCATCGCGACTCGATATTTCCGAAGATATAAACGAAAATTACAAATTGTTGGTTACTGACCAACGGTACTTTAAGGGTCCATTCCGCAATTACAATCCCCGTATTAAAACACGTCAACAGAGTGTAGTTTAACGATTGATTGTAATTTTCCTGTTTAACGATAACAAATGTACATGAAATTGGATGTTTTAGCATGTTGTATAGTAAATTAGCATAAGTTGtgttgtgttgcatgtttgttttGTACATAGCTATAGTCATGTCAATTCTCGTGTTTTTCGTGTCGTCAACTTACGTTTAGTGCCTTAGATAGTCGGTTGTCGGATTGTCTACCTTCGGTTGTAGTTTAGTCGCTAGAATTCATACGTTTTATGTAATTTAGAAGAAATTCAATTAATAGTTTCCTTACCGTGATGATGCACAATTCTAATTCAAGGTTCACGGCAGTTGTAGGTTATACCTGTAGGTATTTCAATTACAAACCTAGTTGCAAGCACGAATTCATTATTATAAATGCGCATGATATAAGTAATTCACTCTAGATTTAAGTATTTACCTAGGAGATAGTTTAGATGTAGGAAATATCACTTAATTTAGGAATAATTGTTCAGCAATAAGCTACACGTTTGTCTACTTTGTTTATCGTCGATTTTTTTCCTTCTACTCACCGGTTGACAGTCAGTGAGCGCTACATGTCATCGCAATGAACGCTGATGGTGTTTGTGGTCCACGGTGTACATATTAAAGGTACGCGCTGGCAGTGCCAACAAAACTCATACACTATTTACCAGTACTTTTCTTATTTGCTCTTTTAAACAAATGGATACACAAACAATGCCGCAGAAGGATTAATTTATTTTATCAAATATGTACGGTTGTCCCGTCATTTCCgagaaaaccatttcccaaaatgccgaatttcagggaaattcaccTCCCAGAATACATCATATCTCGAAAGGTACCTTATAGTTTTCAATCTATCATTCATTGTGGCAATAGCATAATGATAGATAATTATATCTATATAGGTATGTATGTAACACATATTTGGctgaattttaaatttaaatgacattattcttggatttttttcaatgtaaggattttttttacaaatagtaTATTCTTCCTTCTTAATAAATAGGCTATAGCCTATAGCTATAGGCTATAGAATAATTCTTTCGAGTTATCTTTTCGAAACATTTAGTGGCACAAtcaatttgataattttttcatcaagtattttctcttctttcaaacataggctattctttctagttatacagGTCAAATAGTTGTTGGCATTATGCTGTTAGTATTCTCATGGTATATTTTCCCTTTAACGCATAGGCCGTTCTTTCGAATTACATTTAACAAAAGCTAATTGACATCAAgctgttcactttttttttcgaacaatTTACCTTCTTTCAAACGGTTGTGCTGCTTTTCCCCGAATGCCGCTTCCCCGAACGCCGATTCCCCGAATGCCGTTTTCCGAATAGGgagcgttcaaaaattacgtccaacattttgggttctacaaaagtgtgacactgcGTGTAATAGGTATAGGGataatgcgtgacagaggggggagggggggtctagaaatcccaaaaattgatggacgtaatatttgaatcttcccatagAACTTTTCCCAAATtacccatttccccgaatcacacccttctttattttataggcggttCTTTCAAGCTCTATCGCTCCTCAGACCTGCTGAAACACTGCTGAATGAAGAatggttttcggggaaacggaTTATCCGGTGAATTGACTTTCGGGGAACCCACATTTGGGGAAAATTAGCACAATCCTTTCAAACACACCACGGTGTAGTTTGAAACAACTAACACGATTGTTGAATTGCAAACAAtagtagggtctggaaccatttcagcaggagcacctattttgggcacttgctactaaaactcagtcaattttctatCAATTGACTTATTTTTTGGAATACAGTTAGATACGCACAGTaactagccatgtacaaaattccatatcaattggtttgaaattgactgagttgtagcagcaagtgcccaaaataggtgctcctgccgaaaAGGTCGCAGACCCTACTAGCAAACTATTTATAAATAACTAGTTGTTATTGAATTTTGTTGCAATAAACCAAAAAATgtcgttcgaaaaaaaaaagggTGAGTTTGGTTGTTTTTACATTCAGAAATTCTATTATTGGCACGTTTGGGAACAGCAAACGTTCTATATTCCATGTTTGTTGATTCATTTGTAATgataaatattttattttattttattttattgatgcacaagggggtcatggggccaagtctccaatgcaagtccaagaactcacatcgtccataatacaccgtggaatttgggagtaggcattgcaacctctttagccatgcggcttttaagttttgtgtggccttaaggatgaggaaaggtgggaggTTGATTTTGCGTATTGAGCTGTGAGTTAATGTTGTTAATTAAATGGTCAATGTTATTTACCTTTTTACATTTTTACATAAAATaaacaagtttgacgatatggtgctTGATTTTCAGTGAACCGTTTATGGTAGTTCTTCTCGTGATTCTTGGTCAtgtgtcttcaatattggaagcttgATTTGAAGCTTGgttgaaaataatttcaaaaaatagaaggacaaattgtgtatcaacttccttcctacaaatagaaatcaaatatatcaaaaccaacaaaaaaggaccgtgacgcttcttcgtttgatcatgaaaagtatcggttcttgttggcaccacgagtgtgcatctttctctgtagagtaaagatacatttcaggtgaaacgggacgccgtgttatttttcctatcttgcctctctttctaacaatttgcctcgcaattttgaagatggtaatctcgagttctatcgcactgaagatgctgaaaaccaatcagcatatgcactgcaagtgagcatacacaatgataggtttttgttgcaaaatatgaagtagaatctgagattaccatattagtagcaacagagcaatggcggatatttcctcgaccgtcccgttcgcccttcagtaacaaattttgaaaacgacgtataatcaatggtgttgcattgattatacgtcgttttcaaaatttgttactgatttaagccccgagacctgagagcaatcaagctgatcacaaccCAAGGAACAATTCGAAGTCACAAATAAGCATGTATGTTGAACaattgctggtttataacatgcgcagctgaacaaaaccaaatgctgaataataagctgaaatgatgctatttacattggaaataagccaaaatgcaacaattggcacgtatgtgaatagcaatttaattataagcttaacaaacatcagcaatttttatttgttcgatttgcccttactagctttaatataagctgaagaagaactttcttctacgcgttaaaaagcttatgttccacagtttccgatagctgattattgtggtctacataagttgaacaaatgcttttgatgttaaatacttcagctattgtggaaacgttcaaaaatggtttaacagtaagctatataaacgaatttatgatttatttgttcgattatcacttttcgattgaacaacaggACAAAATGATTAAAATAGAGCAGTACTGGAACGttcctcattattaaatatgtattgatgtttgttgcacCCCAATGCAAAATATTCGAAACACTTGTcaattttcgtagcaatttcaaagttgtagtcatcttcataacttttttcaaataaataattaCAACCTTCCATAAATCTGAATATTGATCTTTCACAGCTTTGTGAAGGTGTTTCACTCTTAGCGAGCAACttaccaattccaggatggcgtagtcggcaaggcatgcgacgggtaattggaagatcacgagttcaaatcccaagttgagaaatttttagaagagcttgtATGTTATAAAAGTGTTTagatgcgacaaataaacatgTTTGGACCATAATTGCACCTAGCActacaatttgtttttgttttcgcagcaggttattatagctgaacacaagtttaatatgaggctgatataacacagattactCCCGATTGaaaagcctgtatcgcgcttgcagaaaagattgctgaataacttctccacttttgtttgaacaacgcctgattacaagctgtgatgaaataatgttaaactgtaattcaatcaaatgtggaataaaaatgtcattgcaatgttggttaaatgagtgattgttccttgggaaggttgtgcctttgcccagggcATTTGTAATGATAaatattaaccctttataaggcagtggcaactattaTTGCCACcttctgtttgtatttttttctgttttataaccgtttatttcgaacttttttttttggtttacgtaaAATTGGGATTAGTAacaacctgagagagaggagacagctcactgacagccacgatgtttacatttcttcttcttacttgtTTGTACAACTTtgggcgccgcacaatggtttgaaaatataaaattggtcaaaaatgattttcaTATTGAGTACGCTGCTACAAACCATGAACAattaatggattcgttgcgctggtttgggaaaactgaccatcattattttatctttttAAATTACAAAGAACGGAGCcgtattttaaaaagaaattttggaaatttgaccaccttacaccatcaatgtgcgattttcagttgggttcgcggtgacagtttgtgacaggtcctccttgacattaagtagcacgcaatcgaagccagctgtctcctctctctcaggtaacaacgcttggattttttttttttggtactaaaccgCGAACCcaactgaaaatcgcacattgatggtgtaaggtggtcaaatttccaaaatttctttttaaaatacgGCTCCGTTCTTTGTAATTTaaaaagataaaataatgatggtcagttttcccaaaccagcgcaacgaatccattaatTGTTCATGGTTTGTAGCA includes:
- the LOC109405654 gene encoding NADH-quinone oxidoreductase subunit B 2; this translates as MMRSAVAPVLVNCWKSVVPKGVAVAAINVSQVREKSTLPVVEKDKPEKLPYSPFGTKQSNWADWTVARLDDVLNWGRKGSIWPLTFGLACCAVEMMHIAAPRYDMDRFGVVFRASPRQADVIIVAGTLTNKMAPALRKVYDQMPEPRWVISMGSCANGGGYYHYSYSVVRGCDRIIPVDIYVPGCPPTAEALLYGILQLQKKVKRMKTLQMWYRK